The following is a genomic window from Coriobacteriaceae bacterium.
TGATGCAGGATGCCCTCGCCGGTATGGGCCTCGATGCGGTCGACGGGGCCAAGCGCCTCGCCGGTCGCGGCATCGACCGCCACGACCTCGGCGCCTGCGCCGCCCTCATCCCAGCCGGCGCGCAGAATGCGGGCTGCGGCCTCCTCGAGCGCGGCGATGAGTTCCTTGGTGGTATCGAGCACGCGCTGCAGGTCGTCCCCGCTCGCCTGCTCAACATGAAAACCCGTGCTTGCAACGACCGGCACGCCAAAGCGCGTGGCCAGCGCCGCCGCAATATCGTGCGCCGGGATCTCGTCTCGATGACACGGAACGGCCAGGATGCTCACCGTCGCCGTACGGCCGGGCTCGGGGCGCGGAATGGCCTGCGCCGTGGCGCCCAGGTGTGCGAACTCCGGCGAGCAGGCGTACACCGCCATGCCTCGCGGTGTCACCGTCAGCTGGGCCTCGAGCGCAAACTTGCCCTCGCCCACTGCAACCTTTGTCGTGTGCATACCCATGGGATCTCCTGTCGCCCGCGATGTACCTGAGACCATCTTCGCCTGTATTGCGACTATACAGGCAAGCGCAGCCTGCGACAAAGGGGGCAGGCACCTGACACATTCTGTTAGAGTTGCAGGGATTGAATCCCGCTTATTCATGCGACATTGGAGTGACAACCTTGACCGCCGCAACCACGCCTAAAAGTAAGTCAACCGCCGCCGCGCTCTCCCCCGCGCGCACCAAGCTCTGCCTGGCGCTGCTCGTGCTGCTGGGCTTCTCGCTCGGCTGCTCGGAGTTCGTGGTCATCGGCATCGAAAGTGACTTGGCGACGGAACTCGGCATATCGCTTGCCACTGCGGGCCAGCTCATCAGCGTTTTTGCACTGGTCTACGCTATCGCGACGCCGGTGCTTGCGCTCAGCACGGGGCGCTTCCGTCGTTACCAGCTGCTCGTGTGCTACAGCATTATCTTTGTGCTCGGCAATCTGGTCATGGCGTTGGCGCCCAACTTCCAGGTACTGTTTATCTCGCGCATTGTCCTGGGATCCGTCTCGGGCGCACTGCTCGCCGTGGGCGTGACGTACATCCCCGAGCTGCTGTCCCCGCAGCAAACTTCGCTTGCCATCTCGGTCGTGTACGGCGCGTTTTCCGTGGCGATGGTCTTTGTGACCTCGATTGGCAAGTTTGTGGCCGACACGCTCGACTGGCACGTGGCCATGTACGGTACGCTGACCTTTGCCGTTTTGATCTGCGGAGTGCTCGTGGCGTTTATGCCGCGCGCCGGACAGACCGACGAACCCGCTACCTTCCGCGAGCAGGCGGGTCTGCTACGCGAACCGAGCATCATCACCGGCATGCTCATCTTTTTGTTTGGCGTGGGATCGGTCTATGTGTTCTACGGCTACGTGACGCCTTATCTTGAGCAGGTGCTGGGCATGGGCACTGTTCAGGCGAGCACCACGCTTATGGCCTACGGCGTGTTCTGCCTGGTCTCGAACATCTTGGGCGGATGGATCGACGCGCGCTTTGGCATGAAGGCGCTGCTTGTGACGTTTGTGCTGCAGGCTGCGGCGTTACTCGGGCTGTTTGCCGTGGGCGGCACCATGCCGCTCGCGCTGGTCTTTGTCTTTAGCCTGGCGCTGCTCATGTACCTGTTCTCGGTCTCGTGCATCACACACTTTATGGACGTGGCGCGCAGCCGCCATCCCAAGTCGATGGTACTCGCAAGTTCGGTTGAGCCCATGGCGTTTAACGTCGGCATCTCGTTTGGCACCGCAGTGGGCGGCGCCGTGGTAAGCGGCGTTGGCATTGCGTACGTGGGCGCCGTGGGCGCCACGTTCTCGCTTGTGGCCTGGGCGCTCACGCTGGTGACGATTAAGCTGGCACGTTGGGAGCGCCGTC
Proteins encoded in this region:
- a CDS encoding NUDIX domain-containing protein, whose product is MGMHTTKVAVGEGKFALEAQLTVTPRGMAVYACSPEFAHLGATAQAIPRPEPGRTATVSILAVPCHRDEIPAHDIAAALATRFGVPVVASTGFHVEQASGDDLQRVLDTTKELIAALEEAAARILRAGWDEGGAGAEVVAVDAATGEALGPVDRIEAHTGEGILHQAFLTLLVEGRGEDACLLLCRRSPLKRLWGGVLADSCAGHPLPGEDVAAATARRINEELGITREPDQLKHLGHVVYREDHGDGRCECEWCEVYLAHVEPGELHINQEEISEVRPVTPFELDGYLQGHPEQLAPWLREALNDPSIRAALAM
- a CDS encoding MFS transporter; the encoded protein is MTTLTAATTPKSKSTAAALSPARTKLCLALLVLLGFSLGCSEFVVIGIESDLATELGISLATAGQLISVFALVYAIATPVLALSTGRFRRYQLLVCYSIIFVLGNLVMALAPNFQVLFISRIVLGSVSGALLAVGVTYIPELLSPQQTSLAISVVYGAFSVAMVFVTSIGKFVADTLDWHVAMYGTLTFAVLICGVLVAFMPRAGQTDEPATFREQAGLLREPSIITGMLIFLFGVGSVYVFYGYVTPYLEQVLGMGTVQASTTLMAYGVFCLVSNILGGWIDARFGMKALLVTFVLQAAALLGLFAVGGTMPLALVFVFSLALLMYLFSVSCITHFMDVARSRHPKSMVLASSVEPMAFNVGISFGTAVGGAVVSGVGIAYVGAVGATFSLVAWALTLVTIKLARWERRRQSARPRMQA